From a single Nicotiana tomentosiformis chromosome 2, ASM39032v3, whole genome shotgun sequence genomic region:
- the LOC138906468 gene encoding uncharacterized protein, with amino-acid sequence MVRTRSNEIPDQGRATPLVARGRGRGRGRAPGRGRGRGRPRFVPVMPPVGLAENPIIEEQGEVPVAEPAPMDFTSAPGFEDVMGRMLRFMNNMTQAGLFPADPATSQAGGGAQTPTAQAHGQAAVVYHTQGALPVGGAQPVATATPELRPAVASDPQKLLDRWTRLHPPVFGGERHEDPQDFIDHCRDRLHTMRILESYGVDFATFQLEGRARRWWQSYVLGRPANSPPITWDRFTRIFLDRYIPPSQREELRFQFEQLQQGQMSVTDYEARFSELSRHALMILPTEAEGVRRFVVGLHTGIQATMPREVEMGTSYELVVDIAQRIEGVRQRSGEQVTRDKRFRYSGEFRGAPSEGRGQFVRGQSRRPPYLAPPPPRGAPVRPYCSAIPESSYRPQAIQSSFRGYSSPQGQTLSQQPIAPKYCHECGDPSHMRRFYPRLRGRPVQQGQQPMLIGPLAPPVIRPPRGGGHVGRGHPRGGGQPGGGQTIGAAARFYAFLARPDAEASDAVITGSETGTSGGPIITYPRHPEA; translated from the exons atggtgagaacacgctctaatgagattccagaccaaggaagagctactcccctagttgctagaggacgaggcagaggccgagggagggctccaggccgtggtagagggcgaggacgtcccaggtttgttccagttatgccgccagtgggtctagcagagaatcccattattgaggagcagggtgaggtgcctgtggcagagccagctccgatggatttcacatctgcaccagggTTTGAGGacgtcatgggtcgtatgctgcggttcatgaacaatatgactcaggccggtttatttccggcagacccagccacatctcaagcgggcgggggagcacagaccccaaccgcacaggctcatggacaggcagctgttgtatatcatacccagggtgcactacccgtgggtggagcccagccagtggcaacagctacacctgagctcAGACCAGCTGTAGCCTCCGATCCTCAGAAATTATTGGatcgatggactagactacatcctcctgtctttgggggtgagcgacatgaagatccacaggacttcattgatcattgcagggacagactgcacaccatgaggatattggagtcttatggggtagactttgctacttttcagctagagggcagagcccgtagatggtggcagtcttatgttcttggtagaccagcaaattctcctcccataacttgggataggttcactcgtatcttcctggacaggtatattccaccctcccagagggaagagttgaggtttcagtttgagcagctccagcagggtcagatgtcagtgaccgattatgaggcgaggttttctgagttatctcgccatgcacttatgatactccctactgaggcggagggagtgcggaggtttgttgtgggtttacatactggcattcaggctactatgcctcgagaggttgagatgggtacttcttatgagctagtcgtggatatagctcagaggattgagggtgtacgtcagcgtagcggagagcaggttactagagataagcggtttaggtattctggagagttcagaggtgctccgtctgagggcagaggtcagttcgtgagaggtcaGTCCAGGAGGCCCCCATATCTAGCACccccgcctcctcggggtgctccagtacgaccttattgcagtgctataccagagagttcttatcgcccacaaGCTATTCAGAGTTCTTTCCGTGGGTATTCaagtccccagggccagacacttagtcagcagcccatcgcaccgaagtaTTGTCacgagtgtggggatcccagtcacatgcggaggttttaccccaggcttcgaggtagaccagtacaacagggtcaacagcctatgcttATCGGACCACTTGCTCCACCAGTAATCCGACCACCGAGAGGCGGAGGAcatgtgggtaggggccatcctagaggtggaggtcagccaggcggaggccagacaatTGGCGCtgcagctcggttctatgcttttctggctagaccagatgcagaggcctcagatgccgtgattacag gatctgagacaggtactagtggaggacctatcatcacatatccacgtcatcccgaggcatag